The Desulfobaccales bacterium genome contains the following window.
AACCTAAGCGGCGCTGGCCGCCGCGGCAGGCTTATCGTTGCCCGGAGGTCCCAACTCCGAGATGAGATCGTTCATCTGCCTGACTTCGTTGAGAAAGGCCCGGGTGCACACCGTGCAGATGGCCGTGAGGCGAACCCGGCGAATGTCCAGGCCGCGGGCCTTCATGAGCACATAGATGCGGTCAACGCGCTTGGCCAGGGCTTCATAGGCCCCCTCGTAGGGGCACTCCACGCCGCAGGACATGATAATGATGCCGGCGATGCCTTTGTCGAAGCAGTCCAGATAAAACTTCTCGGGGAAGAGCACCGCCGCCCGGACCCGCAGGATATAGGTGTTGGCGGGATAACTCTGATGCCCCTGGCCCACAGCGTCAGCCCCGGGATAAGCGCAGCTATCCTCAGCCAGAATCAGTATCTTTCCCGCATACTTTTCGGCCGCCATGAGGCCTCCGGGTTACTTTTTCCGGGTGATGAAAATGCGGTCGTAGCCGTCGGCGGCCAAAGCACCTAAAAATTCATGGCCCACTTTATTGGCCCAGAGAGGCATATCATTCTTGGTGCCGGGATCGTTAGAGAGCACTTCCAGGACCTCACCGACTTTTACCTTGCCGATGGCCTTTTTGGCTTCCATGAGCGGTCCCGGGCAGGCGCTGCCCCGGCAATCCACCACGGCCGCGGCTTTAA
Protein-coding sequences here:
- a CDS encoding sulfurtransferase TusA family protein; this translates as MAIDLATLKAAAVVDCRGSACPGPLMEAKKAIGKVKVGEVLEVLSNDPGTKNDMPLWANKVGHEFLGALAADGYDRIFITRKK
- a CDS encoding hydrogenase iron-sulfur subunit, which translates into the protein MAAEKYAGKILILAEDSCAYPGADAVGQGHQSYPANTYILRVRAAVLFPEKFYLDCFDKGIAGIIIMSCGVECPYEGAYEALAKRVDRIYVLMKARGLDIRRVRLTAICTVCTRAFLNEVRQMNDLISELGPPGNDKPAAAASAA